A stretch of Oncorhynchus gorbuscha isolate QuinsamMale2020 ecotype Even-year linkage group LG24, OgorEven_v1.0, whole genome shotgun sequence DNA encodes these proteins:
- the LOC124013298 gene encoding P2X purinoceptor 3-like yields the protein MWTCITDFFTYETTKSVVVKSWTIGIINRVVQLLIITYFIGWVFVHEKAYQIRDTAIESSVMTKVKGFGLYNNRVMDVAEYVTPSQGASVFCIITKLITTENQVQGYCPESEMKYKCTHDNNCTKFLNKPGGNGLPTGRCVRFNDTLNTCEIRGWCQAEIDYIKTHPMMEVENFTIFIKNSIRFPLFNFTKGNFLPTITPQYIKACNFDHENNTYCPIFRVGDVIRYAHQNFTTLAQKGGVIGIKIGWMCDLDQSEDECNPSYSFTRLDAMSEKNSVSPGYNFRYAKYYKMDNGTDYRTLLKAYAIRFDVLVNGNAGKFNMIPTLINMVAAFTSVGVGTVLCDIILLNFLKGAEQYKAKKFEEVSDTQIENSLSSNGLYRSREFIGVEKQSNDSGAFSIGQYG from the exons ATGTGGACGTGTATCACGGACTTCTTCACCTACGAGACCACCAAGTCGGTGGTGGTGAAGAGCTGGACCATCGGGATCATCAACCGCGTCGTACAGCTCCTCATCATCACCTACTTCATCGG GTGGGTGTTTGTGCATGAGAAGGCGTACCAGATCAGAGACACGGCTATAGAGTCGTCAGTCATGACCAAAGTCAAAGGCTTTGGACTGTACAACAACCGAGTCATGGACGTAGCTGAGTACGTCACCCCCTCTCAG GGGGCCTCTGTGTTCTGCATCATCACCAAACTCATCACCACAGAGAACCAGGTGCAGGGATACTGTCCCGAA agtgagatgaAATACAAGTGTACGCACGACAACAACTGCACTAAGTTCCTCAACAAGCCTGGGGGAAATG gtCTTCCGACGGGCAGGTGTGTACGTTTCAACGACACCCTTAATACCTGTGAGATCAGAGGCTGGTGCCAGGCGGAGATCGACTACATCAAGAC GCATCCTATGATGGAGGTGGAGAACTTCACCATCTTCATCAAGAACAGCATTCGTTTCCCCCTCTTCAACTTCACCaa gggtAACTTCCTGCCAACCATCACCCCTCAGTACATCAAGGCGTGTAACTTTGACCATGAGAACAACACCTACTGCCCCATCTTCAGGGTGGGGGACGTCATCCGCTATGCACACCAGAACTTCACCACTCTGGCACAGAAG GGAGGGGTAATAGGTATAAAGATCGGCTGGATGTGTGACCTGGACCAGTCAGAGGATGAGTGTAACCCCTCCTACTCCTTCACCCGGCTGGACGCCATGTCAGAGAAGAACAGTGTCTCCCCTGGGTACAACTTCAG GTATGCTAAGTACTACAAGATGGACAACGGGACAGATTACCGTACTCTGCTTAAGGCCTATGCCATCAGGTTTGATGTGCTGGTCAATGGAAAT GCAGGGAAGTTTAACATGATCCCGACTCTGATCAACATGGTAGCTGCCTTCACGTCAGTTGGAGTG GGCACCGTGCTTTGTGACATCATACTCTTGAACTTCCTGAAGGGAGCAGAGCAATACAAGGCCAAGAAGTTTGAGGAG GTGTCAGACACGCAGATCGAGAACTCCTTATCCAGCAATGGGCTGTATCGGAGTAGGGAGTTCATTGGAGTAGAGAAGCAGTCAAACGACTCAGGGGCCTTTTCCATTGGGCAATACGGCTAA
- the ssrp1b gene encoding FACT complex subunit SSRP1 isoform X3, translated as MGDTLEFSDIYQEVKGSWNDGRLRFGRQSVVYKSSKTGKVDSIPAAELSQAQWRRVCLGQGIKLTTSTGHIYKYDGFRDTDFEKISEYFKAHYKVELSEKELCVKGWNWGTTKFSGPLLSFEVSDSPAFEIPLASVSQCATGKNEVTLEFHQNDEAEVSLMEVRFYVPPGDTATTEEGPEPVEVFRDRVLSKADVIQATGDAVCIFKELQCLTPRGRYDIRIYPSFLHLHGKTFDYKIPYTTVLRLFLLPHKDQRQMFFMISLDPPIKQGQTRYHFLILLFSKEEDLSLSLNMTEEEVERRYGGKLSKNMSGSLYEMVGRVMKALVNKKITVPGNFLGHSGTQCITCSYKASSGLLYPLERGFVYIHKPPVHLRFEEVSCVNFARGTTTTRSFDFEIETKQGTQFTFSSIEREEYGKLFDFVTAKKLSIKNRGFKEGIKGKDDMLEDSDEDQHDAYLERMKEEGKIREEANDSDDSDGESDESFNPGEEEDDIAEEYDSKASASDSSAEGGDGDREKKKRPAKKAKVVKERKPRKKKPKDSGAPKRPMSAYFLWLNASRESIKAEHPGISITEISKRAGEMWRELGKEQKVEWDGKAEEAKKDYEVAMREYRESGGGSSAPSKKERKKKRGKSDEKKKKGTSGGGRERERERTTGNDSFKSREFISSEESSSESDRGKGKRKRKGSDDLEEVASTPPSSDSGSD; from the exons ATGGGCGACACACTGGAGTTCAGTGACATTTACCAGGAGGTCAAAGGGTCATgg AATGACGGCCGTCTGCGGTTCGGTAGACAGAGTGTGGTGTATAAGAGCAGTAAGACAGGGAAGGTGGACAGCATCCCAGCTGCGGAGCTGTCTCAGGCCCAGTGGAGACGTGTGTGTCTGGGACAGGGCATCAAGCTGACCACCAGCACCGGGCACATCTACAAATATGATGGCTTCAGAGACACG GACTTTGAGAAGATCTCTGAGTACTTCAAAGCCCACTACAAAGTGGAGCTGTCAGAGAAGGAATTGTGTGTGAAGGGTTGGAACTGGGGCACCACCAAATTCTCTG GCCCTCTCCTGTCATTCGAGGTGAGCGACAGCCCAGCGTTTGAGATCCCCCTGGCCAGCGTGTCCCAGTGCGCCACGGGGAAGAACGAGGTGACACTGGAGTTCCACCAGAACGATGAGGCAGAGGTGTCGCTGATGGAGGTCCGCTTCTATGTCCCGCCCGGGGACACTGCCACCACGGAAGAGGGGCCAGAACCTGTGGAG GTGTTTAGAGACCGTGTGCTGTCCAAGGCAGATGTGATCCAGGCTACAGGAGATGCTGTGTGTATCTTCAAAGAGCTGCAGTGTCTCACACCCAGGGGCAG gtatgATATCCGTATCTACCCGAGCTTCCTCCACCTCCACGGTAAGACATTTGACTACAAGATCCCCTACACCACTGTGCTACGTCTCTTCCTGCTACCACACAAGGACCAGAGACAGATGTTCTTCATG aTCAGTCTGGACCCGCCCATTAAACAGGGGCAGACACGTTACCACTTCCTCATCCTGCTCTTCTCCAAGGAGGAGGACCtcagcctctccctcaacatgacaga ggaggaggtggagaggcgTTATGGGGGGAAGCTCAGtaagaacatgtcaggttctctcTATGAGATGGTCGGCAGGGTGATGAAGGCTCTGGTCAACAAGAAGATCACCGTGCCAGGAAACTTCCtggg tcaCTCGGGGACCCAGTGTATAACGTGTTCCTACAAAGCGTCGTCAGGCCTGCTCTATCCTCTGGAGAGGGGTTTCGTCTACATACACAAGCCCCCCGTACACCTGCGCTTCGAGGAG gtgTCGTGTGTGAACTTCGCCAGAGGCACCACCACCACGCGCTCCTTCGACTTTGAGATCGAAACCAAGCAGGGCACCCAGTTCACCTTCAGCAGCATTGAGAG AGAGGAGTATGGGAAGCTTTTTGACTTTGTGACGGCCAAGAAGCTCAGCATCAAGAACAGAGGATTCAAAGAG GGTATAAAGGGTAAAGATGACATGTTGGAGGACTCAGACGAGGACCAGCACGATGCCTACCTGGAGAGGATGAAAGAGGAGGGCAAGATCAGAGAGGAGGCCAATGACAGCGATGACTCCGATGGAGAGAGCG ATGAGTCTTTTAaccctggagaggaggaagatgacaTAGCGGAAGA gtATGACAGTAAGGCATCAGCCAGTGACAGCAGTGCAGAGGGGGGAGACGGTGACagagaaaagaagaagagaccAGCCAAGAAGGCCAAAGTGGTGAAGGAGAGGAAACCACGCaag aaGAAGCCGAAGGACAGTGGCGCCCCCAAGAGGCCGATGAGCGCCTATTTCCTGTGGCTGAACGCGAGCCGCGAGAGCATCAAAGCAGAGCACCCTGGGATATCCATCACAGAGATCTCCAAGAGGGCCGGGGAGATGTGGAGGGAACTGGGGAAGGAGCAAAAAGTg gagtGGGATGGGAAAGCGGAGGAGGCGAAGAAGGACTATGAGGTAGCGAtgagggagtacagagagagtggaggaggatcCTCTGCCCCCTCCAAAAA GGAGAGGaaaaagaagagagggaagagtgatgagaagaagaagaaggggacgtctggtggagggagggagcgagagagggagaggacaacagGAAATGACAGCTTTAAGAGCAGGGAGTTTATCTCCAGCGAAGAGAGCTCCTCAGAGTCAGACAGAGGCAAGGGCAAACGCAAACGCAAG ggttCAGATGATCTAGAGGAGGTGGCCTCGACCCCACCCAGTTCTGACTCAGGATCAGACTGA
- the ssrp1b gene encoding FACT complex subunit SSRP1 isoform X1 has translation MGDTLEFSDIYQEVKGSWNDGRLRFGRQSVVYKSSKTGKVDSIPAAELSQAQWRRVCLGQGIKLTTSTGHIYKYDGFRDTDFEKISEYFKAHYKVELSEKELCVKGWNWGTTKFSGPLLSFEVSDSPAFEIPLASVSQCATGKNEVTLEFHQNDEAEVSLMEVRFYVPPGDTATTEEGPEPVEVFRDRVLSKADVIQATGDAVCIFKELQCLTPRGRYDIRIYPSFLHLHGKTFDYKIPYTTVLRLFLLPHKDQRQMFFMISLDPPIKQGQTRYHFLILLFSKEEDLSLSLNMTEEEVERRYGGKLSKNMSGSLYEMVGRVMKALVNKKITVPGNFLGHSGTQCITCSYKASSGLLYPLERGFVYIHKPPVHLRFEEVSCVNFARGTTTTRSFDFEIETKQGTQFTFSSIEREEYGKLFDFVTAKKLSIKNRGFKEKKGIKGKDDMLEDSDEDQHDAYLERMKEEGKIREEANDSDDSDGESDESFNPGEEEDDIAEEYDSKASASDSSAEGGDGDREKKKRPAKKAKVVKERKPRKKKPKDSGAPKRPMSAYFLWLNASRESIKAEHPGISITEISKRAGEMWRELGKEQKVEWDGKAEEAKKDYEVAMREYRESGGGSSAPSKKERKKKRGKSDEKKKKGTSGGGRERERERTTGNDSFKSREFISSEESSSESDRGKGKRKRKGSDDLEEVASTPPSSDSGSD, from the exons ATGGGCGACACACTGGAGTTCAGTGACATTTACCAGGAGGTCAAAGGGTCATgg AATGACGGCCGTCTGCGGTTCGGTAGACAGAGTGTGGTGTATAAGAGCAGTAAGACAGGGAAGGTGGACAGCATCCCAGCTGCGGAGCTGTCTCAGGCCCAGTGGAGACGTGTGTGTCTGGGACAGGGCATCAAGCTGACCACCAGCACCGGGCACATCTACAAATATGATGGCTTCAGAGACACG GACTTTGAGAAGATCTCTGAGTACTTCAAAGCCCACTACAAAGTGGAGCTGTCAGAGAAGGAATTGTGTGTGAAGGGTTGGAACTGGGGCACCACCAAATTCTCTG GCCCTCTCCTGTCATTCGAGGTGAGCGACAGCCCAGCGTTTGAGATCCCCCTGGCCAGCGTGTCCCAGTGCGCCACGGGGAAGAACGAGGTGACACTGGAGTTCCACCAGAACGATGAGGCAGAGGTGTCGCTGATGGAGGTCCGCTTCTATGTCCCGCCCGGGGACACTGCCACCACGGAAGAGGGGCCAGAACCTGTGGAG GTGTTTAGAGACCGTGTGCTGTCCAAGGCAGATGTGATCCAGGCTACAGGAGATGCTGTGTGTATCTTCAAAGAGCTGCAGTGTCTCACACCCAGGGGCAG gtatgATATCCGTATCTACCCGAGCTTCCTCCACCTCCACGGTAAGACATTTGACTACAAGATCCCCTACACCACTGTGCTACGTCTCTTCCTGCTACCACACAAGGACCAGAGACAGATGTTCTTCATG aTCAGTCTGGACCCGCCCATTAAACAGGGGCAGACACGTTACCACTTCCTCATCCTGCTCTTCTCCAAGGAGGAGGACCtcagcctctccctcaacatgacaga ggaggaggtggagaggcgTTATGGGGGGAAGCTCAGtaagaacatgtcaggttctctcTATGAGATGGTCGGCAGGGTGATGAAGGCTCTGGTCAACAAGAAGATCACCGTGCCAGGAAACTTCCtggg tcaCTCGGGGACCCAGTGTATAACGTGTTCCTACAAAGCGTCGTCAGGCCTGCTCTATCCTCTGGAGAGGGGTTTCGTCTACATACACAAGCCCCCCGTACACCTGCGCTTCGAGGAG gtgTCGTGTGTGAACTTCGCCAGAGGCACCACCACCACGCGCTCCTTCGACTTTGAGATCGAAACCAAGCAGGGCACCCAGTTCACCTTCAGCAGCATTGAGAG AGAGGAGTATGGGAAGCTTTTTGACTTTGTGACGGCCAAGAAGCTCAGCATCAAGAACAGAGGATTCAAAGAG AAAAAG GGTATAAAGGGTAAAGATGACATGTTGGAGGACTCAGACGAGGACCAGCACGATGCCTACCTGGAGAGGATGAAAGAGGAGGGCAAGATCAGAGAGGAGGCCAATGACAGCGATGACTCCGATGGAGAGAGCG ATGAGTCTTTTAaccctggagaggaggaagatgacaTAGCGGAAGA gtATGACAGTAAGGCATCAGCCAGTGACAGCAGTGCAGAGGGGGGAGACGGTGACagagaaaagaagaagagaccAGCCAAGAAGGCCAAAGTGGTGAAGGAGAGGAAACCACGCaag aaGAAGCCGAAGGACAGTGGCGCCCCCAAGAGGCCGATGAGCGCCTATTTCCTGTGGCTGAACGCGAGCCGCGAGAGCATCAAAGCAGAGCACCCTGGGATATCCATCACAGAGATCTCCAAGAGGGCCGGGGAGATGTGGAGGGAACTGGGGAAGGAGCAAAAAGTg gagtGGGATGGGAAAGCGGAGGAGGCGAAGAAGGACTATGAGGTAGCGAtgagggagtacagagagagtggaggaggatcCTCTGCCCCCTCCAAAAA GGAGAGGaaaaagaagagagggaagagtgatgagaagaagaagaaggggacgtctggtggagggagggagcgagagagggagaggacaacagGAAATGACAGCTTTAAGAGCAGGGAGTTTATCTCCAGCGAAGAGAGCTCCTCAGAGTCAGACAGAGGCAAGGGCAAACGCAAACGCAAG ggttCAGATGATCTAGAGGAGGTGGCCTCGACCCCACCCAGTTCTGACTCAGGATCAGACTGA
- the ssrp1b gene encoding FACT complex subunit SSRP1 isoform X2, giving the protein MGDTLEFSDIYQEVKGSWNDGRLRFGRQSVVYKSSKTGKVDSIPAAELSQAQWRRVCLGQGIKLTTSTGHIYKYDGFRDTDFEKISEYFKAHYKVELSEKELCVKGWNWGTTKFSGPLLSFEVSDSPAFEIPLASVSQCATGKNEVTLEFHQNDEAEVSLMEVRFYVPPGDTATTEEGPEPVEVFRDRVLSKADVIQATGDAVCIFKELQCLTPRGRYDIRIYPSFLHLHGKTFDYKIPYTTVLRLFLLPHKDQRQMFFMISLDPPIKQGQTRYHFLILLFSKEEDLSLSLNMTEEEVERRYGGKLSKNMSGSLYEMVGRVMKALVNKKITVPGNFLGHSGTQCITCSYKASSGLLYPLERGFVYIHKPPVHLRFEEVSCVNFARGTTTTRSFDFEIETKQGTQFTFSSIEREEYGKLFDFVTAKKLSIKNRGFKEKKGIKGKDDMLEDSDEDQHDAYLERMKEEGKIREEANDSDDSDGESDESFNPGEEEDDIAEEYDSKASASDSSAEGGDGDREKKKRPAKKAKVVKERKPRKKPKDSGAPKRPMSAYFLWLNASRESIKAEHPGISITEISKRAGEMWRELGKEQKVEWDGKAEEAKKDYEVAMREYRESGGGSSAPSKKERKKKRGKSDEKKKKGTSGGGRERERERTTGNDSFKSREFISSEESSSESDRGKGKRKRKGSDDLEEVASTPPSSDSGSD; this is encoded by the exons ATGGGCGACACACTGGAGTTCAGTGACATTTACCAGGAGGTCAAAGGGTCATgg AATGACGGCCGTCTGCGGTTCGGTAGACAGAGTGTGGTGTATAAGAGCAGTAAGACAGGGAAGGTGGACAGCATCCCAGCTGCGGAGCTGTCTCAGGCCCAGTGGAGACGTGTGTGTCTGGGACAGGGCATCAAGCTGACCACCAGCACCGGGCACATCTACAAATATGATGGCTTCAGAGACACG GACTTTGAGAAGATCTCTGAGTACTTCAAAGCCCACTACAAAGTGGAGCTGTCAGAGAAGGAATTGTGTGTGAAGGGTTGGAACTGGGGCACCACCAAATTCTCTG GCCCTCTCCTGTCATTCGAGGTGAGCGACAGCCCAGCGTTTGAGATCCCCCTGGCCAGCGTGTCCCAGTGCGCCACGGGGAAGAACGAGGTGACACTGGAGTTCCACCAGAACGATGAGGCAGAGGTGTCGCTGATGGAGGTCCGCTTCTATGTCCCGCCCGGGGACACTGCCACCACGGAAGAGGGGCCAGAACCTGTGGAG GTGTTTAGAGACCGTGTGCTGTCCAAGGCAGATGTGATCCAGGCTACAGGAGATGCTGTGTGTATCTTCAAAGAGCTGCAGTGTCTCACACCCAGGGGCAG gtatgATATCCGTATCTACCCGAGCTTCCTCCACCTCCACGGTAAGACATTTGACTACAAGATCCCCTACACCACTGTGCTACGTCTCTTCCTGCTACCACACAAGGACCAGAGACAGATGTTCTTCATG aTCAGTCTGGACCCGCCCATTAAACAGGGGCAGACACGTTACCACTTCCTCATCCTGCTCTTCTCCAAGGAGGAGGACCtcagcctctccctcaacatgacaga ggaggaggtggagaggcgTTATGGGGGGAAGCTCAGtaagaacatgtcaggttctctcTATGAGATGGTCGGCAGGGTGATGAAGGCTCTGGTCAACAAGAAGATCACCGTGCCAGGAAACTTCCtggg tcaCTCGGGGACCCAGTGTATAACGTGTTCCTACAAAGCGTCGTCAGGCCTGCTCTATCCTCTGGAGAGGGGTTTCGTCTACATACACAAGCCCCCCGTACACCTGCGCTTCGAGGAG gtgTCGTGTGTGAACTTCGCCAGAGGCACCACCACCACGCGCTCCTTCGACTTTGAGATCGAAACCAAGCAGGGCACCCAGTTCACCTTCAGCAGCATTGAGAG AGAGGAGTATGGGAAGCTTTTTGACTTTGTGACGGCCAAGAAGCTCAGCATCAAGAACAGAGGATTCAAAGAG AAAAAG GGTATAAAGGGTAAAGATGACATGTTGGAGGACTCAGACGAGGACCAGCACGATGCCTACCTGGAGAGGATGAAAGAGGAGGGCAAGATCAGAGAGGAGGCCAATGACAGCGATGACTCCGATGGAGAGAGCG ATGAGTCTTTTAaccctggagaggaggaagatgacaTAGCGGAAGA gtATGACAGTAAGGCATCAGCCAGTGACAGCAGTGCAGAGGGGGGAGACGGTGACagagaaaagaagaagagaccAGCCAAGAAGGCCAAAGTGGTGAAGGAGAGGAAACCACGCaag AAGCCGAAGGACAGTGGCGCCCCCAAGAGGCCGATGAGCGCCTATTTCCTGTGGCTGAACGCGAGCCGCGAGAGCATCAAAGCAGAGCACCCTGGGATATCCATCACAGAGATCTCCAAGAGGGCCGGGGAGATGTGGAGGGAACTGGGGAAGGAGCAAAAAGTg gagtGGGATGGGAAAGCGGAGGAGGCGAAGAAGGACTATGAGGTAGCGAtgagggagtacagagagagtggaggaggatcCTCTGCCCCCTCCAAAAA GGAGAGGaaaaagaagagagggaagagtgatgagaagaagaagaaggggacgtctggtggagggagggagcgagagagggagaggacaacagGAAATGACAGCTTTAAGAGCAGGGAGTTTATCTCCAGCGAAGAGAGCTCCTCAGAGTCAGACAGAGGCAAGGGCAAACGCAAACGCAAG ggttCAGATGATCTAGAGGAGGTGGCCTCGACCCCACCCAGTTCTGACTCAGGATCAGACTGA
- the ssrp1b gene encoding FACT complex subunit SSRP1 isoform X4, translated as MGDTLEFSDIYQEVKGSWNDGRLRFGRQSVVYKSSKTGKVDSIPAAELSQAQWRRVCLGQGIKLTTSTGHIYKYDGFRDTDFEKISEYFKAHYKVELSEKELCVKGWNWGTTKFSGPLLSFEVSDSPAFEIPLASVSQCATGKNEVTLEFHQNDEAEVSLMEVRFYVPPGDTATTEEGPEPVEVFRDRVLSKADVIQATGDAVCIFKELQCLTPRGRYDIRIYPSFLHLHGKTFDYKIPYTTVLRLFLLPHKDQRQMFFMISLDPPIKQGQTRYHFLILLFSKEEDLSLSLNMTEEEVERRYGGKLSKNMSGSLYEMVGRVMKALVNKKITVPGNFLGHSGTQCITCSYKASSGLLYPLERGFVYIHKPPVHLRFEEVSCVNFARGTTTTRSFDFEIETKQGTQFTFSSIEREEYGKLFDFVTAKKLSIKNRGFKEGIKGKDDMLEDSDEDQHDAYLERMKEEGKIREEANDSDDSDGESDESFNPGEEEDDIAEEYDSKASASDSSAEGGDGDREKKKRPAKKAKVVKERKPRKKPKDSGAPKRPMSAYFLWLNASRESIKAEHPGISITEISKRAGEMWRELGKEQKVEWDGKAEEAKKDYEVAMREYRESGGGSSAPSKKERKKKRGKSDEKKKKGTSGGGRERERERTTGNDSFKSREFISSEESSSESDRGKGKRKRKGSDDLEEVASTPPSSDSGSD; from the exons ATGGGCGACACACTGGAGTTCAGTGACATTTACCAGGAGGTCAAAGGGTCATgg AATGACGGCCGTCTGCGGTTCGGTAGACAGAGTGTGGTGTATAAGAGCAGTAAGACAGGGAAGGTGGACAGCATCCCAGCTGCGGAGCTGTCTCAGGCCCAGTGGAGACGTGTGTGTCTGGGACAGGGCATCAAGCTGACCACCAGCACCGGGCACATCTACAAATATGATGGCTTCAGAGACACG GACTTTGAGAAGATCTCTGAGTACTTCAAAGCCCACTACAAAGTGGAGCTGTCAGAGAAGGAATTGTGTGTGAAGGGTTGGAACTGGGGCACCACCAAATTCTCTG GCCCTCTCCTGTCATTCGAGGTGAGCGACAGCCCAGCGTTTGAGATCCCCCTGGCCAGCGTGTCCCAGTGCGCCACGGGGAAGAACGAGGTGACACTGGAGTTCCACCAGAACGATGAGGCAGAGGTGTCGCTGATGGAGGTCCGCTTCTATGTCCCGCCCGGGGACACTGCCACCACGGAAGAGGGGCCAGAACCTGTGGAG GTGTTTAGAGACCGTGTGCTGTCCAAGGCAGATGTGATCCAGGCTACAGGAGATGCTGTGTGTATCTTCAAAGAGCTGCAGTGTCTCACACCCAGGGGCAG gtatgATATCCGTATCTACCCGAGCTTCCTCCACCTCCACGGTAAGACATTTGACTACAAGATCCCCTACACCACTGTGCTACGTCTCTTCCTGCTACCACACAAGGACCAGAGACAGATGTTCTTCATG aTCAGTCTGGACCCGCCCATTAAACAGGGGCAGACACGTTACCACTTCCTCATCCTGCTCTTCTCCAAGGAGGAGGACCtcagcctctccctcaacatgacaga ggaggaggtggagaggcgTTATGGGGGGAAGCTCAGtaagaacatgtcaggttctctcTATGAGATGGTCGGCAGGGTGATGAAGGCTCTGGTCAACAAGAAGATCACCGTGCCAGGAAACTTCCtggg tcaCTCGGGGACCCAGTGTATAACGTGTTCCTACAAAGCGTCGTCAGGCCTGCTCTATCCTCTGGAGAGGGGTTTCGTCTACATACACAAGCCCCCCGTACACCTGCGCTTCGAGGAG gtgTCGTGTGTGAACTTCGCCAGAGGCACCACCACCACGCGCTCCTTCGACTTTGAGATCGAAACCAAGCAGGGCACCCAGTTCACCTTCAGCAGCATTGAGAG AGAGGAGTATGGGAAGCTTTTTGACTTTGTGACGGCCAAGAAGCTCAGCATCAAGAACAGAGGATTCAAAGAG GGTATAAAGGGTAAAGATGACATGTTGGAGGACTCAGACGAGGACCAGCACGATGCCTACCTGGAGAGGATGAAAGAGGAGGGCAAGATCAGAGAGGAGGCCAATGACAGCGATGACTCCGATGGAGAGAGCG ATGAGTCTTTTAaccctggagaggaggaagatgacaTAGCGGAAGA gtATGACAGTAAGGCATCAGCCAGTGACAGCAGTGCAGAGGGGGGAGACGGTGACagagaaaagaagaagagaccAGCCAAGAAGGCCAAAGTGGTGAAGGAGAGGAAACCACGCaag AAGCCGAAGGACAGTGGCGCCCCCAAGAGGCCGATGAGCGCCTATTTCCTGTGGCTGAACGCGAGCCGCGAGAGCATCAAAGCAGAGCACCCTGGGATATCCATCACAGAGATCTCCAAGAGGGCCGGGGAGATGTGGAGGGAACTGGGGAAGGAGCAAAAAGTg gagtGGGATGGGAAAGCGGAGGAGGCGAAGAAGGACTATGAGGTAGCGAtgagggagtacagagagagtggaggaggatcCTCTGCCCCCTCCAAAAA GGAGAGGaaaaagaagagagggaagagtgatgagaagaagaagaaggggacgtctggtggagggagggagcgagagagggagaggacaacagGAAATGACAGCTTTAAGAGCAGGGAGTTTATCTCCAGCGAAGAGAGCTCCTCAGAGTCAGACAGAGGCAAGGGCAAACGCAAACGCAAG ggttCAGATGATCTAGAGGAGGTGGCCTCGACCCCACCCAGTTCTGACTCAGGATCAGACTGA